In Capsicum annuum cultivar UCD-10X-F1 chromosome 11, UCD10Xv1.1, whole genome shotgun sequence, one genomic interval encodes:
- the LOC107854396 gene encoding uncharacterized mitochondrial protein AtMg00820-like, protein MEDYEVYGISKSRNTVSHFSLFSDCDPMSFTDAVNDPKWQQAMDNENRSIERNDTWELINLPENQKTIGVKWVYKTKLKENREVDKFKACLVAKGYKQEYGVDYEEVFATIARLDTIILVIALVLKILGKSSSWM, encoded by the coding sequence ATGGAAGATTATGAGGTATATGGGATCAGTAAATCTAGAAATACGGTCAgtcatttctctttattttcagaTTGTGATCCTATGTCTTTCACTGATGCCGTCAATGATCCAAAGTGGCAGCAAGCCATGGATAACGAGAATAGATCAATTGAAAGAAATGATACATGGGAGTTGATAAATCTTCCAGAAAATCAGAAAACTATTGGTGTCAAATGGGTTTACAAAACAAAGTTGAAGGAAAACAGAGAGGTCGACAAGTTCAAAGCTTGCTTAGTAGCAAAAGGCTATAAGCAAGAATATGGTGTTGACTATGAAGAAGTGTTTGCTACCATTGCTCGATTAGATACCATAATATTAGTGATAGCTTTGGTGCTAAAAATTCTTGGAAAATCTTCCAGTTGGATGTGA